The following are encoded in a window of Sutcliffiella horikoshii genomic DNA:
- a CDS encoding rhodanese-like domain-containing protein: protein MKEITPQELEAKLAAGEQVSIIDVREAEEVAAGKIPQAVNIPLSLLEFRTQDIDKTKTHYMVCRSGGRSGKASMFLAAQGFDVINMVGGMLEWEGNVK from the coding sequence ATGAAAGAGATTACACCACAGGAATTAGAAGCAAAGCTTGCGGCTGGCGAGCAGGTATCTATTATTGATGTACGTGAAGCAGAGGAAGTGGCTGCAGGGAAGATCCCACAAGCGGTGAACATCCCGTTAAGTTTATTAGAATTCCGTACGCAAGATATTGATAAAACCAAAACACATTACATGGTCTGTCGTTCAGGCGGAAGAAGTGGAAAGGCCTCCATGTTCTTGGCAGCCCAAGGTTTTGACGTCATTAATATGGTTGGCGGAATGCTTGAATGGGAAGGTAACGTAAAATAA
- a CDS encoding (S)-benzoin forming benzil reductase encodes MNYFIVTGSSKGLGEATAKLLLKENHHLICIARSENKDLELAAKESGAEFTFLQEDLSKHERVTGIVQYLLSKIEKDDQAEGVYLINNAGMVDPIKPAGKADETSMTKAVHLNLLTPMLMTNEFIRLTEDWNCKKVIVNISSGAANRPIHGWNTYCTTKAGLDMFTKSVGLEQSQAPHPTTILSFSPGVMDTAMQGVIRSSDKENFLNVDTFKNYYDEGQLRNPATVAEKMLELILSRRVENGRIYDIKEFI; translated from the coding sequence ATGAACTATTTTATCGTAACAGGCTCTTCCAAAGGACTTGGAGAAGCCACAGCTAAATTACTATTAAAAGAAAACCATCATCTGATTTGTATAGCCAGAAGTGAAAATAAGGACTTGGAACTCGCAGCAAAAGAAAGTGGAGCAGAATTCACTTTTTTACAAGAGGATTTAAGCAAGCATGAACGAGTAACGGGAATTGTGCAATATCTTCTATCTAAAATTGAAAAAGACGATCAAGCAGAAGGTGTATATCTGATTAACAACGCCGGAATGGTCGATCCAATTAAACCTGCAGGGAAAGCGGACGAGACTTCCATGACAAAGGCAGTTCACCTCAATCTCCTCACACCAATGCTGATGACCAATGAGTTTATCCGTCTTACGGAGGATTGGAATTGCAAAAAGGTAATCGTCAATATTAGCTCTGGTGCTGCCAATCGCCCGATTCATGGCTGGAACACTTACTGCACAACAAAGGCGGGACTCGATATGTTCACCAAATCGGTAGGGTTAGAGCAAAGCCAGGCTCCACATCCGACAACTATTCTTTCTTTTTCACCGGGAGTTATGGATACGGCAATGCAAGGAGTGATTAGAAGTTCGGATAAAGAAAACTTCCTCAATGTAGATACTTTTAAAAACTACTATGATGAAGGGCAACTAAGGAACCCTGCCACGGTAGCAGAGAAAAT
- a CDS encoding MBL fold metallo-hydrolase, with translation MLNAMTAKDVTKKVLANDSLFILDVRNEDAFADWKIEGASVEHKNAPYFELMDGVEEILGQIPSENVLVVCAKEGSSIFVGEMLVEAGVKNVSYLQGGMKAWSEYLEPVKVADLTDGGTLWQFVRIGKGCLSYLVESDGSAMIIDSTRMVDQYISFAEAKGLKVVHVADTHLHADHISGGRMLREATNATYWLPPKDAEEVTFDYAALEDGVEITVGTTKVAVQAIYSPGHTIGSTSFVVDNRFLLSGDILFVESIGRPDLAGKAEDWVSDLRETLYSRYKELSEELMVLPAHFGTMSEVGEGGLVAARLGDLFENNAGLNIEDEAEFRKLVSENLPPQPNAYQEIRQLNMGKINPTDDEQRDMEIGPNRCAVHG, from the coding sequence ATGTTAAACGCAATGACTGCAAAAGATGTAACGAAAAAGGTTTTGGCTAATGACTCATTATTTATTTTAGATGTGCGAAACGAAGATGCATTTGCTGATTGGAAAATTGAAGGCGCATCTGTTGAGCATAAAAATGCACCTTACTTTGAGTTGATGGATGGGGTAGAGGAAATCTTAGGCCAAATTCCATCTGAAAATGTTTTAGTTGTTTGTGCGAAAGAGGGTTCTTCTATCTTTGTTGGTGAGATGCTAGTAGAAGCTGGTGTGAAAAATGTTTCTTACTTACAAGGTGGAATGAAGGCTTGGAGTGAGTACTTGGAGCCAGTTAAAGTAGCAGATTTAACGGATGGCGGTACATTATGGCAGTTCGTTCGTATCGGAAAAGGCTGCTTAAGTTACCTAGTCGAATCTGATGGTTCTGCGATGATCATTGACTCTACACGCATGGTGGATCAGTACATTTCATTTGCTGAAGCGAAAGGCTTGAAAGTGGTACATGTGGCTGACACGCACTTGCATGCCGATCACATTTCCGGTGGACGCATGCTTCGTGAAGCAACGAATGCAACGTACTGGTTACCTCCAAAGGATGCAGAAGAAGTAACGTTTGATTATGCAGCACTAGAAGATGGAGTGGAAATCACAGTTGGTACGACAAAGGTTGCTGTACAGGCGATTTACTCACCGGGTCACACAATTGGAAGTACATCATTTGTCGTGGATAACCGTTTCTTGTTAAGTGGTGACATCTTGTTCGTAGAATCCATCGGTCGACCTGACTTAGCAGGAAAAGCGGAAGACTGGGTATCAGACTTGCGCGAAACACTTTACTCTCGCTACAAAGAATTGTCTGAGGAACTAATGGTATTGCCGGCTCACTTCGGTACGATGTCCGAAGTAGGCGAAGGTGGTCTAGTAGCAGCGCGTCTAGGTGACCTGTTTGAAAACAATGCAGGTCTAAACATCGAAGACGAAGCGGAATTCCGCAAACTCGTTTCCGAAAACCTGCCACCACAACCAAACGCATACCAAGAAATCCGCCAACTAAACATGGGCAAAATCAACCCAACAGATGACGAACAACGCGACATGGAAATCGGTCCTAACCGTTGCGCAGTTCACGGGTAA
- a CDS encoding beta-galactosidase: MIEIKNKQILIDGSPVLIMCGEIHYYRLERKDWQDRINKLKDAGCNAVATYIPWLCHEPVEGQMDLDGRTRPELDLGAFIDLCAENDLYFFARPGPFIMAEMKNEGIPHWVSKKHPEVVPVGWDGNAATTPTLDYLAPNFLKETKKWYEAVMAVIAPRLHTNGGNIIGVQLDNEIGMLSWVSNCPDLTEQLLEDFSRWLKENYEEAELKERYPFNLHDASERITGIRSPKEEYAAELMRDLGHYMRDRFARYVAILRNYAEEFDVKDVPFIVNIHGTGGGRGLTYPIGISQLYESYTQSEGYLSGSDIYFGDLDMESFQDLYLINGFMDAVHNPDQPLTSVEFNCGDGNFGETYGGRYDVSAADFKTRMCVAQGNRLINYYLFTGGYNYKMDEAAGDGNGRIASTGERHGFAAPVNPEGKLNYTFPRMARSIKTMMAVGDKLAAMDEDRDAVAFAFIPDYYMTEYRYPESMKMREIVDNITMHRGAGAWEIVARAMLLGSYRFSSVDVQNKVLDPEVTKALVLPSARYMDREVQLKLVEYLQRGGGILLYGEVPTFDMEGKPFTALADALGVKPLAVTFNEHGRFMSLTADGWAANRHEIRTYFTQTFELGSSAEAIMRVTESDDVCGFDAKVGKGRAIVLATAYRCDIDLFKTALERLGAVAGLTHDCGYHGIFSTSVSNGDERFIHLLNLDGFEKEIQVRLDGEVFLEGRTFTLQSKDGVMLPMNVSLERPGVKIVYSTAEIMEVSADSIAFRLTQSSDSILLETNRGVLENANYHVKEVDSSKVLITSKKHGKIDDHLVVKFN, from the coding sequence ATGATTGAAATTAAAAATAAACAGATACTTATAGATGGAAGTCCCGTACTTATTATGTGCGGAGAGATACATTATTACCGTTTGGAGCGAAAAGATTGGCAGGACCGCATCAACAAACTGAAGGATGCAGGCTGTAATGCTGTAGCAACATATATCCCATGGTTGTGCCATGAACCGGTGGAAGGACAGATGGATCTTGATGGCCGCACTCGACCGGAATTGGATTTGGGTGCATTTATCGACCTTTGTGCCGAAAATGATCTATATTTCTTTGCGAGACCAGGCCCGTTCATTATGGCAGAAATGAAAAATGAAGGAATACCTCATTGGGTATCTAAGAAGCACCCGGAAGTTGTTCCAGTCGGTTGGGATGGAAATGCAGCAACCACACCAACACTCGACTACTTGGCTCCAAACTTTTTAAAAGAAACAAAAAAGTGGTATGAGGCAGTGATGGCAGTCATCGCTCCCCGCTTGCACACAAACGGCGGCAATATTATAGGAGTACAGCTTGATAATGAAATTGGCATGCTATCTTGGGTCAGCAATTGTCCTGATTTGACAGAGCAGTTGTTGGAGGACTTTTCTCGTTGGTTAAAAGAGAATTACGAAGAGGCGGAGTTAAAGGAGCGATATCCATTTAATCTGCATGATGCATCCGAGAGAATCACTGGTATCCGCTCTCCAAAAGAAGAGTATGCAGCCGAATTGATGCGTGACCTTGGGCATTACATGAGAGATCGCTTTGCACGCTATGTCGCTATTTTGCGGAATTATGCCGAAGAGTTCGATGTGAAAGATGTTCCATTTATCGTCAATATTCACGGAACAGGCGGCGGCCGCGGATTAACGTATCCGATTGGAATCTCTCAGCTTTATGAGTCCTATACCCAAAGTGAGGGGTATCTGTCCGGTTCTGATATTTACTTCGGAGACTTGGATATGGAATCATTCCAAGATCTTTACTTGATTAATGGTTTTATGGATGCAGTTCACAATCCTGATCAACCTTTGACTAGCGTCGAGTTCAATTGTGGTGATGGCAACTTTGGGGAAACATATGGCGGTCGCTATGACGTATCCGCAGCCGATTTTAAAACAAGAATGTGTGTCGCACAAGGAAATCGTCTGATTAACTATTACCTGTTTACAGGTGGGTATAACTATAAAATGGATGAAGCAGCAGGCGACGGAAACGGACGTATTGCTTCTACTGGAGAGCGTCACGGTTTTGCGGCACCGGTCAATCCAGAGGGCAAGCTCAACTACACTTTCCCTCGCATGGCCCGTTCCATCAAAACGATGATGGCAGTCGGGGACAAGCTCGCCGCAATGGATGAAGACCGAGATGCTGTAGCATTTGCGTTTATCCCGGACTATTATATGACCGAATATCGTTATCCTGAGAGCATGAAAATGCGAGAGATTGTAGACAACATCACGATGCATCGTGGGGCAGGTGCGTGGGAGATTGTTGCGCGGGCCATGCTGCTTGGAAGCTACCGTTTCAGTTCCGTGGATGTGCAAAATAAGGTGTTGGATCCTGAAGTGACCAAGGCGCTAGTGCTACCTTCTGCCCGTTATATGGACAGAGAAGTCCAGTTGAAATTGGTGGAGTATTTGCAGCGTGGTGGAGGAATTCTGTTGTATGGCGAGGTTCCGACTTTTGATATGGAAGGCAAGCCTTTTACCGCACTTGCAGATGCACTTGGCGTGAAGCCTTTAGCTGTAACATTCAATGAACATGGCCGCTTTATGTCCTTAACTGCAGACGGATGGGCAGCCAATCGCCATGAAATCCGCACTTATTTTACACAGACATTTGAACTTGGTTCTAGTGCGGAAGCTATCATGCGTGTGACCGAATCCGATGATGTATGCGGTTTTGACGCGAAGGTTGGCAAAGGGCGTGCCATCGTGCTTGCTACAGCTTACCGTTGCGATATCGACCTTTTTAAAACTGCCTTGGAGCGACTTGGTGCTGTGGCGGGTCTAACTCATGATTGCGGGTACCATGGGATTTTCTCGACTTCTGTATCTAATGGCGATGAGCGTTTTATTCATCTATTGAATTTGGATGGATTTGAGAAGGAGATTCAGGTTCGTTTAGACGGTGAGGTGTTTTTGGAAGGCCGCACGTTCACCCTTCAAAGTAAAGATGGTGTGATGTTACCGATGAATGTATCCTTGGAGAGACCGGGAGTGAAAATAGTTTATTCGACTGCTGAAATTATGGAGGTTTCCGCTGACTCCATTGCCTTCCGACTGACACAAAGCAGTGACAGCATTCTCTTGGAAACAAACAGGGGTGTGCTGGAGAATGCTAATTATCATGTAAAAGAGGTTGATTCTTCAAAAGTATTGATTACTTCTAAGAAACATGGAAAAATTGATGATCATTTGGTGGTCAAATTTAATTAA
- a CDS encoding sugar phosphate isomerase/epimerase family protein, producing MKLGVFTVLFANKSFTEMLDYVKAAGLEAVEIGTGCYPGNNHCPLDTLLEDEGARNAYMEEIHSRGLQISAFSCHGNPISPDEAFAKESHETLLKTIELAALTGVEVVNCFSGVPGDSENAKAPNWPVAPWPNEYGDVLTWQWETKLVPYWKEVGKYAEERNIKIGLELHGGFLVHTPHTMLKLRELTSPAIGANLDPSHLWWQGIDPVAAIKILGKAGAIHHFHAKDTYIDQDNVNMYGLTDMQPYGEVQTRAWSFRSVGCGHSVQEWSDMMSALRTYGYDYVVSIEHEDPIMSIEEGFARAVTNLQSVLIKEQPADMWWV from the coding sequence ATGAAACTAGGCGTATTTACAGTCCTTTTTGCAAATAAATCTTTCACAGAAATGCTGGATTATGTAAAAGCGGCAGGACTAGAAGCAGTGGAAATCGGTACTGGTTGTTATCCTGGCAACAACCATTGTCCATTGGATACTCTTTTAGAAGATGAAGGGGCACGCAATGCTTATATGGAGGAAATCCATTCCCGCGGCTTGCAAATCAGTGCATTCAGCTGCCACGGTAACCCAATTTCACCGGATGAGGCTTTTGCAAAAGAATCCCATGAAACATTACTAAAAACGATTGAACTTGCTGCATTAACAGGAGTGGAAGTAGTAAACTGCTTCTCCGGCGTACCTGGTGACAGCGAAAATGCGAAAGCGCCAAACTGGCCTGTTGCACCATGGCCAAATGAGTATGGCGACGTACTAACATGGCAGTGGGAAACAAAGCTTGTACCTTACTGGAAAGAAGTAGGGAAGTACGCAGAAGAGCGTAATATCAAAATAGGTCTTGAATTGCACGGCGGATTCTTGGTACATACGCCGCACACGATGCTGAAACTTCGTGAGTTAACGTCCCCTGCAATTGGCGCAAACTTGGATCCAAGTCATCTTTGGTGGCAAGGAATCGATCCTGTTGCAGCAATCAAAATTTTAGGAAAAGCTGGAGCAATCCATCATTTCCATGCAAAAGACACCTACATCGATCAGGATAATGTGAATATGTACGGCTTAACGGACATGCAGCCATACGGCGAAGTCCAAACTCGCGCATGGAGCTTCCGTTCTGTTGGATGTGGTCATAGTGTCCAAGAGTGGTCGGACATGATGAGTGCCCTGCGCACTTATGGCTACGATTATGTAGTCAGCATCGAGCACGAGGATCCGATCATGTCGATTGAAGAAGGATTTGCACGTGCGGTGACGAACCTTCAATCTGTGTTGATCAAAGAACAACCTGCTGATATGTGGTGGGTGTAA
- a CDS encoding sulfurtransferase TusA family protein, with protein sequence MNVNKVLDAKGLACPMPLVKTKKALNEVNVGEILEVITTDKGAKTDLAAWCKATGNELLDMKEENDVFTFYIKKA encoded by the coding sequence ATGAATGTAAACAAAGTATTAGACGCAAAAGGATTAGCTTGCCCAATGCCATTAGTGAAAACGAAGAAAGCTTTAAATGAAGTGAACGTAGGTGAGATCTTAGAGGTTATCACGACAGACAAAGGTGCGAAGACTGACCTTGCTGCATGGTGCAAAGCAACTGGAAACGAGTTATTAGATATGAAAGAAGAGAACGACGTATTTACTTTTTATATTAAAAAAGCGTAA
- a CDS encoding rhodanese-like domain-containing protein has translation MEFLPYILMGLAVFFLISRMKPTAGVRQITTAELKQEMNNKNKQFIDVRTPMEYKGNHIRQFQNIPLNTIGNSMNKLSKDKETIVICQSGMRSNAAVKQLKKAGFTKLTNVKGGMNAW, from the coding sequence ATGGAGTTTCTTCCTTATATTTTAATGGGGCTGGCAGTGTTTTTTCTGATCAGCAGAATGAAGCCGACTGCCGGCGTCCGTCAGATAACAACAGCTGAATTGAAGCAGGAAATGAACAATAAAAACAAACAGTTCATTGATGTTCGCACACCGATGGAATACAAAGGGAATCATATTCGACAGTTTCAGAATATCCCTCTGAACACCATTGGAAACAGCATGAATAAACTTTCGAAAGACAAAGAGACGATTGTCATCTGTCAAAGCGGCATGCGCAGTAATGCTGCCGTGAAGCAATTGAAGAAAGCAGGATTCACGAAGCTTACAAATGTAAAAGGCGGCATGAATGCCTGGTAA
- a CDS encoding sugar phosphate isomerase/epimerase family protein translates to MKHKIAAQLYTVRDLLEKDFIGVLKELKEMGYAGVEMAGLYGHDPKEIAAALKELGLSVAGMHVGLDRLSNELPAVLDEAELFGTKHLVMPYVLEEDRTEEYYVSLKAELNELAVVLKKDGYTISYHNHDFEFHKEIDGKVVLEYLLEPSADNLLHAELDVYWVTKAGRDVLEFLSPLAGRVPTLHMKDMAAGEEGSFAEVGTGVIDFEPVLRWGEENGVQWYIIEQDVCPGNPLDSLRVSIGNLQGMMDRM, encoded by the coding sequence ATGAAGCATAAAATTGCCGCGCAACTATACACGGTGCGCGATCTATTGGAAAAAGATTTTATCGGAGTACTTAAAGAACTAAAAGAAATGGGCTATGCTGGAGTGGAAATGGCAGGACTTTACGGCCATGATCCAAAAGAAATTGCGGCAGCATTGAAGGAATTAGGGTTATCTGTTGCAGGTATGCACGTAGGTTTGGATCGATTAAGTAACGAGCTTCCTGCTGTGTTGGATGAAGCGGAATTGTTTGGTACAAAACATCTTGTTATGCCTTATGTGCTAGAAGAGGACCGTACGGAGGAATATTATGTTTCTTTGAAGGCTGAGTTGAACGAGCTTGCTGTTGTGTTGAAAAAAGACGGCTACACGATCAGTTATCATAACCATGATTTTGAGTTTCATAAGGAAATTGACGGTAAGGTAGTCTTGGAATATTTATTAGAGCCAAGTGCTGATAACTTGCTGCATGCCGAATTGGATGTTTATTGGGTAACGAAAGCTGGTCGTGATGTTCTGGAATTCTTGTCACCATTAGCTGGCCGTGTTCCAACTTTACATATGAAAGATATGGCTGCAGGTGAAGAAGGAAGCTTTGCAGAAGTAGGAACAGGGGTCATCGACTTTGAACCGGTATTGCGTTGGGGAGAAGAGAACGGCGTACAGTGGTACATCATTGAGCAAGATGTGTGCCCGGGGAATCCTTTGGACAGTTTGCGGGTGAGTATTGGGAACTTGCAAGGGATGATGGATAGAATGTAA
- a CDS encoding sulfite exporter TauE/SafE family protein: protein MEFDILWLVALFAIGFIGSFVSGMVGIGGSIIKYPMLLYIPPMLGLTALTAHEVSGVSAVQVFFATISGVWAYRKGGYLNKDLIIYMGVSILIGSFIGGYGSRLMSAEGINMVYGILALIAVIMMFVPKKGIDDIPLDQVTFNKALAAILAFIVGIGSGIVGAAGAFLLVPIMLVVLKIPTRMTIATSLAITFISSIGSTVGKITTGQVLLVPAIVMVIASIIAAPIGAKLGQKLNTKVLQWILALLILATTIKIWLDII, encoded by the coding sequence ATGGAATTTGATATATTGTGGCTTGTAGCTTTGTTTGCGATAGGTTTCATCGGTTCGTTTGTGTCGGGGATGGTTGGTATTGGTGGTTCGATTATTAAGTATCCAATGCTTTTGTATATTCCACCGATGCTCGGACTTACGGCACTTACGGCGCATGAGGTGTCAGGTGTTAGTGCGGTTCAGGTGTTTTTCGCAACCATTTCAGGTGTTTGGGCTTACCGCAAAGGCGGCTATTTAAATAAAGATCTAATCATTTATATGGGAGTAAGTATCCTGATTGGTAGTTTTATTGGAGGATATGGATCCCGCCTTATGAGCGCGGAAGGTATTAACATGGTTTACGGTATTCTTGCACTTATAGCTGTTATTATGATGTTCGTTCCTAAAAAAGGCATTGATGACATACCGCTCGATCAAGTTACCTTCAATAAGGCGCTGGCTGCGATTCTTGCATTCATCGTCGGTATCGGCTCTGGTATTGTGGGAGCGGCTGGGGCATTCTTGCTTGTACCGATCATGCTTGTTGTACTGAAGATTCCTACACGTATGACGATCGCAACATCACTTGCAATCACATTTATCTCCTCAATCGGTAGTACCGTCGGGAAAATCACGACCGGCCAGGTTCTATTGGTACCAGCAATCGTCATGGTCATCGCCAGCATCATCGCGGCCCCAATTGGCGCAAAGCTTGGACAGAAGTTGAATACGAAAGTATTGCAGTGGATTTTGGCACTATTAATTTTAGCAACGACTATAAAAATTTGGTTGGATATAATCTAA
- a CDS encoding metal-sensitive transcriptional regulator, producing MEYTNQMKNRLKRAEGQIRGVLHMMEQGEDCRDVVSQLNAATTAIERAIGVIVSTNLEQCVRENVLKGEETSEMVQQAVDLLIKSR from the coding sequence ATGGAATACACAAACCAGATGAAGAATCGTTTGAAACGTGCCGAGGGGCAAATCAGGGGTGTTCTTCATATGATGGAACAAGGTGAAGATTGCCGAGATGTGGTATCACAGTTAAATGCTGCAACCACTGCAATTGAACGTGCCATTGGCGTCATCGTTAGTACAAACTTGGAGCAATGCGTTCGAGAAAATGTACTAAAAGGTGAAGAGACCAGCGAAATGGTTCAACAAGCAGTTGATCTTCTCATTAAAAGCAGATAG
- a CDS encoding DsrE/DsrF/DrsH-like family protein, with product MEKKKTTIVLFSGDYDKAMAAYIIANGAAAYDHEVTIFHTFWGLNALRKEELVPVKKNFIEKMFGKMMPRGANKLPLSTMNMAGMGPKMIKGIMKKHNVQSLPSLIEMAKEQDVKLVGCQMTVDLLGLKHEEMIDGIEYAGVGAYLGDASEGNVNLFI from the coding sequence ATGGAAAAGAAAAAAACAACGATTGTACTTTTCAGCGGTGATTATGATAAAGCGATGGCAGCCTATATTATTGCGAACGGTGCTGCAGCTTATGATCACGAAGTAACGATTTTTCACACATTTTGGGGATTAAATGCACTTCGTAAAGAGGAGCTTGTTCCAGTAAAGAAAAACTTTATTGAGAAAATGTTCGGCAAAATGATGCCGCGCGGAGCTAACAAGTTACCATTATCTACGATGAACATGGCAGGAATGGGTCCAAAAATGATTAAAGGCATCATGAAAAAGCATAACGTTCAATCTTTACCAAGCTTGATTGAAATGGCAAAAGAACAGGATGTTAAACTTGTAGGTTGCCAAATGACGGTTGATTTACTTGGCTTGAAGCACGAAGAAATGATCGACGGTATTGAGTACGCAGGGGTTGGTGCATATTTAGGCGATGCTTCTGAAGGTAATGTGAACTTATTCATCTAA
- a CDS encoding Gfo/Idh/MocA family protein, whose translation MKKLRVGVVGCGSIAKHRHLPEYHANPNVELVALCDVVLERAEQAVETYGGKAYESYQEMIDREELDVVSVCTPNYLHAPVSIYASKAGANVLCEKPMATSKEEADEMIAAAKASGKKLMIAHNQRFVPSHQKARQLIESGEIGKIYSFRTAFGHPGPEGWSVDGKDSWFFRKEEAFIGAMGDLGVHKSDLMRYLLGEEIVEVGAFIETSSKENTDVDDTAVCALRTESGIVGTLAASWSYKREDNSTIIYAEKAVLRLEDDPTHSLVVQYATGETVRYELGKIQSNDAGGQTGSHVIDHFVASILENKEVLVDGNEGKNSLMVILGALESNETKKIVNIQNELN comes from the coding sequence ATGAAGAAATTACGAGTTGGAGTAGTAGGATGCGGAAGTATCGCGAAGCACCGCCATTTACCGGAGTACCATGCAAACCCAAATGTGGAGCTTGTTGCACTATGTGATGTTGTTTTAGAACGCGCCGAGCAAGCTGTTGAAACTTACGGCGGAAAAGCATATGAAAGTTATCAAGAAATGATTGACCGTGAAGAATTGGATGTTGTGAGTGTGTGCACACCGAACTACCTGCATGCGCCTGTATCCATCTATGCTTCCAAAGCTGGAGCGAACGTTTTATGTGAAAAGCCGATGGCAACATCAAAAGAAGAAGCGGATGAAATGATTGCTGCAGCAAAAGCATCTGGTAAAAAACTGATGATCGCGCACAACCAACGTTTTGTTCCATCCCACCAAAAAGCGAGACAACTGATTGAAAGCGGAGAAATCGGAAAAATCTACAGCTTCCGTACAGCATTCGGACATCCTGGACCTGAAGGCTGGAGTGTGGACGGAAAAGACAGCTGGTTCTTCCGTAAAGAAGAAGCATTCATCGGTGCGATGGGAGACCTTGGCGTGCACAAGTCCGACTTGATGCGCTACCTTTTAGGGGAAGAAATTGTGGAAGTGGGAGCATTCATCGAAACTTCTTCCAAAGAAAATACAGATGTGGATGACACGGCAGTTTGCGCGTTAAGAACAGAAAGCGGTATCGTTGGAACACTTGCTGCTAGCTGGTCTTACAAACGTGAAGATAACTCCACAATCATCTATGCGGAAAAAGCGGTTCTTCGTCTTGAAGATGATCCGACTCACTCTTTAGTCGTACAATATGCAACAGGTGAAACAGTTCGCTACGAATTAGGCAAAATTCAAAGCAATGACGCTGGCGGGCAAACTGGTTCTCATGTAATCGACCATTTTGTAGCAAGCATTTTAGAAAATAAAGAAGTACTTGTAGACGGAAACGAAGGCAAGAACTCCTTGATGGTTATTTTAGGAGCACTTGAATCCAACGAAACGAAGAAGATTGTCAACATCCAAAACGAATTGAACTAA
- a CDS encoding site-2 protease family protein: MLDTLMFFYVVVPLVHLIHEAGHVSMAKLHKVKKTEIGIGIGPKVVDFNLKGTQIRINIIPFLGGYSSNDLTRELSHKEIAWISFGGPLFNILSILLVLPFWTPFQFSFSALFVYFSLWIGIVNLIPFKLGEKRSDGWQIASSLIKLVKNR, translated from the coding sequence ATGCTTGATACTTTGATGTTTTTCTACGTAGTCGTACCGCTTGTCCACTTGATTCATGAGGCTGGTCATGTGAGTATGGCAAAACTTCATAAGGTAAAAAAAACGGAGATTGGGATTGGCATAGGTCCTAAGGTTGTGGACTTTAATCTAAAGGGAACGCAGATAAGAATCAACATTATCCCGTTTTTGGGAGGGTACTCCAGCAATGATCTCACTAGGGAGTTATCCCACAAAGAGATTGCTTGGATTTCCTTTGGCGGGCCACTCTTTAACATATTATCGATCTTACTTGTTCTCCCTTTTTGGACGCCATTTCAGTTTTCCTTTTCTGCCTTGTTCGTTTATTTCAGCCTCTGGATCGGTATCGTCAATCTTATTCCATTTAAATTGGGAGAAAAACGTTCAGATGGCTGGCAGATTGCTTCTTCGCTCATCAAACTAGTAAAAAACAGATAG
- a CDS encoding sulfurtransferase TusA family protein produces the protein MNVNLTVDAKGLACPMPIVRTKKAIDQIESGEVLEVLATDKGSKADIKAWADKIGHQYLGTLEEGDVLKHYIRKARSEEEKEEQNYPHVATNEELAAKLEAGITVLDVREPAEYAFGHIPGAVSVPLGDLEGGIAELDKDKETFVVCRTGSRSDMAAQKLTELGFTNVKNVVPGMSKWEGPTA, from the coding sequence ATGAATGTAAACTTGACTGTAGATGCAAAAGGATTGGCATGTCCTATGCCTATCGTGCGTACGAAAAAGGCGATCGACCAGATTGAATCTGGAGAAGTATTGGAAGTATTAGCAACAGATAAAGGTTCTAAAGCGGATATTAAGGCATGGGCAGATAAAATCGGCCATCAATATTTAGGAACGCTTGAAGAAGGCGATGTACTGAAACATTATATCCGTAAAGCAAGATCTGAAGAGGAAAAAGAAGAACAAAACTATCCTCATGTAGCTACAAACGAAGAGTTGGCTGCCAAGTTGGAAGCAGGCATTACCGTATTGGATGTCCGTGAACCAGCCGAGTATGCATTCGGACACATTCCTGGTGCAGTTTCCGTTCCATTAGGTGATTTAGAAGGCGGAATTGCTGAATTAGATAAAGATAAAGAAACATTTGTCGTTTGCCGTACTGGAAGTCGAAGTGACATGGCTGCACAAAAGTTGACTGAACTAGGTTTTACGAATGTGAAAAATGTTGTTCCTGGAATGAGTAAGTGGGAAGGTCCTACAGCTTAA